Proteins from a genomic interval of Moorena sp. SIOASIH:
- a CDS encoding DUF6761 family protein, with protein MLQDPQAIRCYQKLTDSLVDLWNRGYSFDELRLYIDGYLSALKHTNTLESYITYRLEEDAIRYLRDPSNFEMVPMPQPETDYY; from the coding sequence ATGCTGCAAGATCCTCAAGCTATACGCTGCTATCAAAAACTTACTGACTCCCTAGTCGATTTGTGGAATCGAGGTTATAGCTTCGACGAATTGCGGCTATATATCGATGGTTATCTTTCTGCCCTCAAACACACAAATACCCTTGAATCCTATATAACCTACCGCTTAGAAGAAGATGCCATTCGTTATCTTCGTGATCCATCCAACTTTGAGATGGTACCAATGCCGCAGCCAGAAACCGACTACTATTAA
- a CDS encoding DUF4351 domain-containing protein — MPQPTSPVGWAFLGSPALFGQSTMAKPADIGSKRLISLAPNAWVQWVTGNPQVRASQLLDAEFQWISRESDVIVKAKSPEHQDFLILNELQLRYSQAMPKRMRNYVALAEEKYNLSTYPVLINILPPPATVTIENCYDSEFMGLKAHQDYRVINLWEVDAELVLGQPLPPLFPFVPILFGGGSESKLRSAVQALRADQTLNQLEPLLAFFASFVLEIPLIQQIMRWDMTVLRESPWYQEILQEGVAQGIDQGIQQGIQQGIEQGIEQGIEQGIEKSLERILKLRFGDIPSEISVRLQSLSLEQLDELMGTALTVNSLDEFSEQLPN, encoded by the coding sequence GTGCCACAACCCACCTCGCCCGTGGGGTGGGCTTTCCTAGGCTCACCCGCTTTATTTGGTCAATCGACTATGGCAAAACCAGCAGATATTGGTAGCAAACGTTTAATCAGTCTCGCCCCCAATGCTTGGGTGCAATGGGTAACTGGTAATCCCCAAGTGCGGGCATCTCAGTTACTCGATGCTGAATTTCAATGGATTAGTCGGGAAAGCGACGTAATCGTCAAAGCAAAGAGTCCTGAACATCAAGACTTTCTGATTCTTAATGAATTACAACTGCGCTATAGCCAGGCCATGCCTAAGCGTATGCGCAATTATGTCGCTCTAGCCGAGGAGAAATACAACCTATCCACTTATCCAGTATTAATTAACATCTTGCCGCCCCCAGCCACCGTCACCATTGAAAATTGCTACGACAGTGAATTCATGGGATTAAAGGCACATCAAGATTATCGGGTAATTAATCTGTGGGAAGTAGATGCTGAATTAGTATTAGGACAACCATTACCTCCCCTATTCCCATTTGTCCCGATCTTATTTGGAGGTGGTAGTGAATCGAAATTGCGCTCAGCAGTGCAGGCACTACGAGCGGATCAAACCTTAAATCAACTAGAACCATTGTTAGCTTTCTTTGCTAGCTTCGTGTTAGAGATACCGTTAATTCAACAAATCATGAGGTGGGATATGACAGTATTACGAGAATCACCCTGGTATCAGGAAATTTTACAAGAGGGTGTTGCTCAAGGGATTGATCAAGGCATCCAACAAGGCATCCAACAAGGGATTGAACAAGGGATTGAACAAGGCATTGAACAAGGCATTGAAAAAAGTTTGGAGCGAATACTAAAGTTACGATTTGGAGATATTCCTTCGGAGATTTCTGTCAGACTTCAATCCTTAAGTCTTGAACAATTAGACGAGTTGATGGGCACAGCATTAACCGTTAACTCCTTAGATGAGTTTAGTGAACAGTTGCCCAATTAA
- a CDS encoding response regulator transcription factor — MGSVRIQIIEGNPHLRSLLGSHLKKSGYGVYQSQNLDQAKEEFHHRQPTLVILDSDLPDSDGVEFCCWLQQQRKSLILMLSARGSERDIVTGLKAGADDYLTKPFGIQEFMARVEALIRRLRITVAPLSLDYGDLKIDLVQRRVRFKEEFIDLTPQEFSLLYVLAQAEGMALSRSELLRRAWPNAIDNPRTIDTHVLALRKKIETDPRQPSIIQTVRNVGYRFNQGISENNLKPGTELAIHKIY; from the coding sequence GTGGGCTCAGTTAGAATTCAGATTATTGAAGGAAACCCTCATTTGCGATCGCTTCTAGGGTCGCATCTGAAGAAATCCGGCTATGGGGTGTATCAATCACAAAATCTTGATCAAGCCAAGGAAGAATTTCACCATCGCCAACCCACTCTGGTTATCCTAGACTCTGATTTACCAGACAGCGATGGAGTTGAATTTTGCTGCTGGCTTCAGCAACAGCGAAAATCTCTAATTTTAATGTTGTCTGCTCGGGGTAGTGAAAGAGATATTGTTACTGGTCTTAAAGCTGGGGCAGACGATTACTTGACTAAGCCCTTTGGTATACAGGAATTTATGGCACGGGTGGAAGCCCTAATTCGTCGCCTCCGCATTACGGTGGCTCCCCTGTCTCTGGACTACGGTGATCTCAAAATTGATTTAGTCCAGCGTCGTGTCCGCTTCAAAGAAGAGTTTATTGACCTGACTCCCCAAGAATTTAGCTTGCTCTACGTACTCGCCCAAGCAGAGGGAATGGCTTTGAGTCGTTCTGAATTATTGCGCCGCGCTTGGCCCAATGCGATTGACAATCCGCGCACCATCGATACCCACGTCCTTGCCCTCCGCAAAAAAATAGAAACCGATCCTCGACAACCCAGCATTATTCAAACGGTTCGCAATGTTGGCTATCGGTTTAATCAAGGCATAAGTGAGAATAATCTAAAACCTGGGACAGAATTGGCAATTCACAAGATTTATTAG
- a CDS encoding ATP-binding cassette domain-containing protein, protein MTNPLLQLKQVSLTLSTRSKAAGIPILSDISFEVSQCDRISVIGPSGAGKTSLLRLLNRLSESTQGTIYLDNQNIRNIPVLELRRQIMLVPQEPKLLGMTVQEALAYPLVLQQLPKKAIGRRPRYANAQRTQEIRERLRIPAEWLERTELQLSLGQRQLVAIARALVVQPRIVLLDEPTSALDAGIASQVIRVFTDLALKEQITILMVNHQLDMAELFCNRVLYFQNTQLLQDSPAEQINWQQLRERLVQAEAEASQQWA, encoded by the coding sequence TTGACTAATCCCCTGTTACAGCTCAAACAGGTAAGCCTGACCCTCTCAACTAGGTCTAAAGCGGCTGGAATACCTATATTAAGTGATATTTCTTTCGAGGTCAGCCAATGCGATCGCATCAGCGTGATTGGACCATCTGGTGCTGGTAAAACCTCTCTGTTGCGGCTGTTGAATCGATTAAGTGAGTCCACCCAGGGAACAATTTATCTAGATAATCAGAACATCCGGAATATTCCTGTCCTAGAATTGCGCCGACAGATCATGCTGGTACCTCAAGAACCAAAACTGTTAGGGATGACCGTTCAGGAGGCTCTAGCTTATCCGTTGGTATTGCAACAGTTGCCAAAAAAAGCGATTGGCCGTAGGCCACGCTACGCGAACGCACAACGGACACAAGAGATTCGAGAGAGACTGCGCATCCCAGCGGAGTGGTTAGAGCGTACAGAGTTACAACTGTCTTTGGGACAACGGCAATTGGTTGCGATCGCACGAGCACTAGTTGTCCAACCAAGAATAGTGTTACTCGATGAGCCCACCTCAGCCTTGGATGCTGGTATAGCGTCTCAGGTGATCAGGGTATTTACAGATTTAGCGCTAAAGGAGCAGATCACAATTTTGATGGTCAATCATCAGCTAGATATGGCTGAGTTATTTTGTAATCGAGTATTGTATTTCCAAAATACTCAGTTACTCCAAGACAGTCCAGCTGAGCAGATTAATTGGCAACAGTTGCGAGAGAGATTAGTCCAAGCAGAAGCTGAAGCATCTCAACAGTGGGCTTAA
- a CDS encoding heparan-alpha-glucosaminide N-acetyltransferase domain-containing protein produces MRLTSLDVFRGIAMASMILVNNPGSWSYVYPPLLHAKWHGFTPTDLVFPAFLFIAGVAMAFSLVKYTNNNQSLSQGYWRIGRRCAILFALGLLLNGFPTYNWDTIRIMGVLQRISLAYLLSAVAVLNLRRRGLWVLTGIVLLGYWAAMSLVPVPDYGAGNLTPEGNFAAYIDRMVLGTNHLYKQAQFDPEGLFSTFPAVVTVLTGYFVGDWLRHQPIQSRTSLGLLLFGVGCLGLGWVWDFWFPINKQLWTSSYVVFSAGWSMLLLAACYELIEVRGFRRWGWPLKVMGLNAIFLFVASGLVVRILYRTKVGTGDNAPSTYTWIYENLFRSWAGAMNGSLIFAIVNVLLWWLILYGMYRRRWLIRI; encoded by the coding sequence ATGCGTCTAACCTCCCTTGATGTCTTTCGAGGTATTGCCATGGCTAGCATGATTCTAGTCAACAATCCAGGAAGTTGGTCTTATGTCTATCCCCCGTTACTTCACGCTAAGTGGCATGGTTTTACACCCACAGACTTAGTATTTCCTGCCTTTTTATTTATTGCTGGTGTAGCAATGGCTTTTTCCTTAGTCAAGTACACCAATAACAACCAATCCCTATCCCAAGGATATTGGCGTATTGGCAGGCGATGTGCCATTCTATTTGCCCTAGGCTTACTGCTCAATGGTTTTCCGACTTACAACTGGGATACTATTCGGATTATGGGTGTCTTGCAGCGCATTAGTCTTGCCTATCTCCTTAGTGCTGTAGCAGTGCTAAATCTAAGACGACGGGGTTTGTGGGTACTGACCGGAATAGTTTTGCTAGGATACTGGGCAGCAATGTCTTTAGTACCAGTTCCTGATTATGGTGCTGGTAATCTCACACCGGAAGGGAATTTTGCTGCCTATATCGACCGTATGGTATTGGGAACAAACCATTTGTATAAACAAGCTCAATTTGATCCAGAAGGACTGTTTAGCACCTTCCCGGCGGTAGTAACTGTCTTAACTGGCTATTTCGTTGGGGACTGGCTACGCCATCAACCGATACAGTCCCGTACTAGTTTGGGATTATTACTATTTGGTGTAGGTTGTCTTGGTTTAGGCTGGGTTTGGGATTTCTGGTTCCCAATTAACAAGCAGTTATGGACAAGTTCCTATGTAGTCTTTTCTGCTGGTTGGTCGATGCTGTTACTGGCTGCTTGTTATGAGTTAATTGAAGTGCGGGGATTTCGCAGATGGGGATGGCCCTTAAAAGTGATGGGGTTAAATGCGATTTTTCTGTTTGTCGCATCTGGTTTAGTAGTTCGCATCCTATATCGAACTAAGGTAGGGACAGGTGATAATGCTCCGAGTACCTATACTTGGATTTATGAAAATCTGTTTCGGTCTTGGGCAGGAGCGATGAATGGTTCTTTGATCTTTGCCATTGTCAATGTACTGTTGTGGTGGCTGATTCTCTATGGGATGTATCGGCGACGCTGGTTGATCAGGATTTAA